Within the Streptomyces sp. YIM 121038 genome, the region CCCGACGAAGTCCTTGTTGGACAGCGACACCAGCACGGGCCACCCGGTGTCCACCAGCTCCCCGAGGCGCCGCGTGGCCTCCAGGGAGTGCCGCGTGTTCTTCCCGAAGTCGTGCCCGGGGTCGATGAGCACGGACTCCCGGGGGACCCCCAACTCCACGGCCCGCTCGGCGAGCCCGACGGTCACGCGCAGGATGTCGGCCACCACGTCCTCGTACGTCACCCGGTGCGGCCGGGTCCGCGGCTCCGCGCCGCCCGCGTGGGTGCACACGAGCCCCACCCCGTACCGCGCGGCGACCTCCGCGAGCTTGGGGTCGACCCCGCCCCACGCGTCGTTGAGCAGATCGGCGCCCACGTCGCACACGGCCTCGCCGACCTCGTGCCGCCAGGTGTCGACGCTGATGACGACGTCCGGGAAGCGCCGGCGCACCTCGGCGACGAACCCGACGGTCCTGCGGGCCTCCTCCGCGGCGGTCACCTCCTCGCCGGGACCGGCCTTGACGCCGCCGATGTCGATGATGGCGGCCCCCTCGGCCACGGCCTGCTCCACGCGCGCGAGCGCGGGTTCGTCGCGGAACGTGGCGCCCTGGTCGTAGAAGGAGTCCGGGGTCCGGTTCACGATCGCCATGATGACCGGCTCATGCGCCTCGAACACGCGCCTGCCCAGCTTGAGCATCCGCTGTGCGCCTCCCTTTCGTTACGCGGCCGACCGCGTGGCCGTCGCCGCCTGTGACCTTAACTGTCAGAGGCGCATGGCACGATCGGAGCCAGACAACAGCCAGACAGTTCCGTGCCGACCGGCCGCGGTCGGCATCCGAGCGTGGGGACCCGCACAGATGGTCATGTTCCTGTTCCTGGTCGTCGCCCTCGTGGTGGTGGTCGCCGCGGTGACGCTGGCCGTCCTCGGCGGCTCCGAGGGCGGCACGCTGCCGGACGTGCCGCCGGAGCGCTTCGCTGACCCGCTGCCGCCGGACCGCCCGCTGCGCCGGGCGGACGTGGAGGCGGTCCGCTTCCCCATGACCGTCCGCGGCTACCGCATGGTGGACGTCGACGAGGCGCTGGACCGCCTCGGCGCGGAGCTGGCCGAGCGGGACGCCCGCATCGCCGAGCTGGAGACGGCGCTCGCGGGCGCCCAGGCCACCGCGGTCGGCGGCCCCGGCCTCTTCACGACGTACGCGGGACCCCCCGCCCCGGCCCCGGACCCGGCGGAGCACGGCCCGAGCGACCGCGTCCCGGACGGCGAGGACCCGGCGGCACCCCACGCCGAGCGACCGGAGGACGACCGATGAGCGACGCGATCCCCGGCCCGGACGGCGCCCCGCGCTGCCCCTGGGGCCTGTCCACCGAGGACTACGTGGCGTACCACGACGAGGAGTGGGGCCGCCCGGTCCACGGGGACGACGCGCTGTTCGAGCGCCTCTGCCTGGAGGCCTTCCAGTCGGGCCTGTCGTGGATCACGATCCTGCGCCGCCGGGAGGGCTTCCGCGCGGCCTTCTCCGGCTTCAAGATCGCCGCGGTCGCGGAGTTCACGGACACCGACCGCGAGCGACTCCTGGCCGACGAGGGCATCATCCGCAACCGCGCGAAGGTGGACGCCACCCTCGCCAACGCGCGCGTGCTCGCCGACTGGCCCGAAGGCGAGCTCGACCGCCTGATCTGGTCGTTCGCGCCGGACGCCGCCGCCCGCCCGGCGCCGCGGACGCTCGCCGACGTGCCCGCGGTCACCGACGCGTCCACGGCCCTGGCCAAGGACCTGAAGAAGCGCGGCCTGCGCTTCATCGGCCCCACCACGGCCTACGCCCTGATGCAGGCCTGCGGCCTGGTGAACGACCACCTCGCGGACTGCGTGGCCCGCGAGGCGAGCGGCTCGGGCCGCTAGCGGCCCAGATAGCGGGGCGCGGCCTTGTCGAGGAAGGCCTGCACGGCGATGGCGTGGTCCTCGGAGGCACCCGCCTTCGTCTGCAGCTCGTCCTCCTTGTCCAGCGTCTCGTCCAGGGAGTGCCCGGCGGCGTACGCGAGGGACTCCTTGATCGCCCCGTACGCGAGGGTCGGGCCCTCGGCCAGCGCGCGGGCCACCGCGCGCGCCTCCTCGGCGAGGGCGTCCGCCGGGACGACCTTGTTCGCGATGCCCAGGTCGAGCGCCTCCTGCGCCTTGACGCTGCGCGGGAAGAGCAGCAGGTCGGCGGCGCGGCTCTGGCCGACGAGCCGGGACAGCGTCCAGGACACGCCCGAGTCGGCGGTCAGCGCGACCCCGGCGAAGGAGGTGGTGAACGACGCGGTGTCCGCGACCACGCGGTAGTCGGCGGCGAGGGCGAAGCCGAAGCCCGCGCCGGCCGCCACGCCGTTGACGCCCGCCACGACCGGCTTGGCCATGCCGGTCAGCGCTCGCACGATCGGGTTGTAGTGGTCGCGCACCGTGCTCATGGTCTGCCCGGAGCCCGTCGCGCGCGACTCCTGGAGCACCCCGATGTGCTCCTTGAGGTCCTGGCCCACGCAGAAGGCGCGGCCGGTCGCGGTGAGCAGCACCGCGCGCACCTCCTGGTCGGCCGCCGCCGCGCGCGCCGCGTCCCGGAGGGCCACCTTGGCCTCGGTGTTCATCGCGTTCATCGCGTCGGGGCGGTTCAGCGTGATCGTCGCGAGCCCGTCACTCACTTCGTAGAGCACGGTGTCGGCCATGGTGGGGTCCCCTCCGCTGGTCCTGTGTGGTGGTCCTGTGGGCGTGTGTCCCTGGGCCTCGGTGCGCCCAGCATGACCTAGATCATCGGCCACCGGTACGCCGTCGGAGATGTGACCTGCGTCAAAGAACAAGAGGCGGAAGAAGCGCCTGGGGCGGCGAAGTATTGCAGTCACATCGCCGAATTGAGTGGTTTTGCGGGCGTGCGTTGCGCAAGCGATGCCGACCGATGTTGGTCATCGGGTCCCGCCATGCGGGATAATGACCTGGAAGCAATGTGTTCGATGCCGGTGACACCTGGGTTGTCGGCTGCGACAAGCTGGTTTCAGGAAGGGGAACGAGCATGGCGGCCATGAAGCCGCGGACGGGCGACGGCCCGCTCGAGGTGACCAAGGAGGGGCGGGGCATCGTCATGCGCGTTCCGCTCGAAGGCGGCGGTCGACTTGTCGTCGAACTGACCCCGGATGAGGCCGACGCACTCGGCGACGCCCTGAAGAAGGTCGTCGGCTGACGCGCATTCGCCCACACTTTTCCACTGCCCCGGCATCGTACGACGAGCCGGGGCAGTGCTGTGTGCGGAAGATCGCCGGGCGGCCCAAGGCATACGGGAGTTTGACGCGCCCCGCCCCGCGGCCCCGGTGACGGCCCCGCCGACCCGTCGGACGGGTCCTGGCGTTTGTCGGACGGGTCCTAGCGCTTGACCGCGCACAGCAAGCCGTCGCCCACCGGCAGGATCGACGGTACGAGGTCCTGGCTCTCGCGCACCGCGCGGAGCAGCTCCCGCAGGCGCAGTACCTCTATGGGCTGGGGTCCGGAGTCGACGGTGCGGCCGTCGAAGAACACGCCCTCGAAACAGACGAGGCCCCCGGGACGCAGCAGGCGCAACGATTCAGCGAGGTAGTCGAGGCACTCGAGCCGATCGCCGTCGCAGAAGACGAGGTCGTAGCCGCCGTCGGCGAGGCGCGGCAGGACGTCGAGGGCGCGGCCCGGGATGAAGCGGGCGCGGTTCCCGGCGAAGCCGGCGGCCCGGAACGCCATCCGGGCGAACTGCTGGCGCTCGGGCTCCGGGTCCACGGTGGTCAGCACCCCGTCGGGGCGCATGCCGTGCAGCAGATGGATGCCGGAGACCCCCGTGCCCGTGCCGATCTCGGCGACGGCCTTGGCGTCCACGGTGGCGGCGAGCAGCCGCAGCGCGGCGCCGGTGCCGGGCGACACGGAGCGCAGCCCCGCGTCCCGCGCGCGGTCGCGGGCCCAGAGCAGCGCCTCGTCCTCGGCGACAAAGGCGTCGGCGAACGCCCAGCTCGTCTGCCGGTTGCCGCTAATGGCCCTCTCCTGTCCCCGTGGTTGCCTGGCGGTGACTGTATCCGTTGGGCCCGGGAACCCGCAGATGGGACCGGGCGTTAGTCAGGTGTGAGGCCGACCGGGACAGTCCGGGGGCAGCCGACGGGGGAATCGGATGGATCAAGGCACGATCGAAAGGGCCGTTCCGAACGCCCAATCGGCAAATCTAGGTAAAAACGCTTATCCGGAGCTAACGGGCGAGGTGGTTATGGTAGGGGCTCCACTGGACACCACCAGAGCCGACAGGGGAGGTGCGGCCGAGTCCGCGGATCAGGGAGGAGCGCTCCGGCGTTTTCTCAGGTTGGCGGGTAGGCCGAAATCCGTGACCGACACCGCTGACCGCGCTAACTCCGCTCAGACCGCGACCTTTGCCGCTGACGCGGATGCCCAGGCGTGGACTCCCCCCACCTGGGAGGAGATCGTCAGCACCCACAGCGGCCGCGTCTACCGCCTCGCCTACCGCCTGACGGGCAACCAGCACGACGCCGAGGACCTCACGCAGGAAGTCTTCGTCCGCGTCTTCCGCTCCCTGTCGACGTACACGCCCGGCACCTTCGAGGGCTGGCTGCACCGCATCACCACGAACCTCTTCCTGGACATGGTGCGCCGCAAGCAGCGCATCCGGTTCGACGCCCTGGGGGACGACGCCGCCGAGCGCCTCCCGAGCCGCGAGCCGTCCCCCCAGCAGGTGTTCAACGACACGCACTTCGACGCGGACGTCCAGCAGGCGCTCGACACCCTCGCGCCCGAATTCCGCGCCGCCGTCGTCCTGTGCGACATCGAGGGCCTTTCGTACGAGGAGATCGCCGCCACCCTGGGCGTCAAGCTCGGTACGGTCCGCAGCCGTATCCACCGTGGCCGCTCCCAGCTCCGCAAGGCGCTCCAGCACCGGTCGCCCGAGGCCCGCGCCGAGCGCCGTTCGCTCGCGGTCACCGGTGCCGTGGCGCTGGGAGGAGGGGGCGCGACCGCGTGAGTGGATCACGGTCCAATCCTGCCGAGCGGCATTTCGCCGAGCAGCACCTGGGGGACCGGCTCGCCGCGCTGGTCGACGGTGAGCTCGGTCATGACGCGCGCGAGCGAGTGCTCGCCCATCTGGCCACCTGTCCTACGTGCAAAACGGAAGCCGACGCCCAGCGCCGGCTCAAGAGCGTGTTCGCGCAGACGGCGGCCCCGCCGCCCAGTGAGAGCTTCCTCGCCCGGCTGCAGAACCTGCCGGGCATGAGCCTCGACGACATCGAGGGCCAGGGCGGCCCGCGCACCCCCGTCGACGACGGCTTCGCCACGGGCTCGTCCGGCACGACGGGCCTGCCCCGCGGCGGTGTGTTCTCCCTCAGCGGCCCGCGCCCCGACCCCCTCGTCGAGTACGCGCCCTCGGGCGCCCACGCGGCGGTGCTCCCCAGCGAGCAGCGCGGCTTTCGCATACACGCCGTCGGCAGGACCGAGGCCGAGCGGTCCGGCTGGCGCGGGCGACGGTTCGCCTTCGCGGCCGCCGGAGCCGTGTCCCTCGCCGCGATAGCGCTCGGCGGGGTCACGGTGAGCGCTCCGCTCGGCTCCGCCGACCAGCGCGCGGGCGGCGCGGGGACGAACAGCAACGCCTCGCCGCCGCGCTCGCAGCCGGCGCCCGCCACCGGCGTCCCCGAGTCGACGCGCCGCCGGGGCGGCAGCCCCTTCTCCGTCCAGGGACAGCGGCCCCAGGCGCCCGCGTCGACCACGGCCGCGGTACCGCTCCTGTCCGGTGCGCCCGGGCCCTCCACGCGGACGCCCCAGCACCTCACGGCCCCGCTGCTCGCCGGTGCCGGGGTGATGTCGCCACTGGTGCGCGCCGCCGCCCCGGACGATCCGGAGAGACCGGACGTCCCCGCGGGCGGCCTCACGCTGAACGCGGCCGCGGACCCGGCGCCCCGGGCGACACCGCCCCCCGGCCTCGCCCAGCGACGGGGCACGGCCGAGATCCACTGACGTCGGGCGCGCGGACCTGGTTGAATTCCCCGGTGTGCCCGACGGGCACGGAATCGGCGTCCGCCGTGGGCAGTTGTGGGGAGAGCATGGACGAGGTCGTGGGTACTGGGCCGAGCGGGGACGTGGGCGCCGGGCCGCACGGGGAAGCGGACATACCCCGCGCCCCCGGCACCCCCGAGGCCCGCCCCCCGGCCCCTCACACCCCGCCCCCGGCTCCGGGCACCCCGCCCGGGGCCCCCGGTGTCCCCCCGGCCGCCGCGCCCCGGCAGCCCCACCCGACCGACACCCACCCCACCCCCACGGCCCCCGCCCGGGCGACACCCACAGAGCCCGGCTCCCCGGCGGCCCCGGCACCCGACAGCCACCCCGGCGCGCCCGACGCCGCGCCCGCAGTGCCCGGCTCCCTGGCGGCCCAGCCGACCGACGGCCGCCCCGGCCTGTCCGACGCCGCGCCCGGCTCCCCAGCGGCGCCCGACAGCTACCCCGGCGCGGCCGCCCCCGCGCCCGCAGCGCCCGGCTCCCCGGCCGTCCCGGCATCCGACAGTGACCCCAGCCGGACCGCCACACCTGCGCCGCCCGCCCCGGCGGCCCCGCCCGCCCCGGCGGCCCCGGCGGCCCCGGTGGCCCCGGTGGCGGCGTCCGCTCAGGCGGTCGCACCCGCCCCGGCTCACACCCCGGCCGACCGCCCCCAGCCGCTGCACGAGCCCGACCCGTACAGCACCCCGCCGTACGGCGGGCCCGGCCCGTGGGCCCCCGCCCCGCCCGTGCAGCACCCGGGCACGACCCCGGCCCACGGCACCCCCACCCCGGGCGCGGCCCCGGCTGCTCCCGCCCCCTGGCAGCGCTACGACCCCTGGAGTGCCGCTCCTCTGCAGCAGACCGGTGCCGCCGTCGAGACGCGGGAGCAGCGGCGCAAGCGCGGGCGGCGGGCGCTGGTGGCCGGGGCGGTGTTCATCGCGCTCGTCGCGGGCGGCATCGGCGGCGCCGTGGGGGCGTATCTGGAGCGTGAGGGCGGCATCGGCGGCGGTGGCGTGGAGCTGCCGCAGGCGGGTGCGGAGTCCCACACCCGGCCCAAGGACAGCGTGGCGGGGATCGCCGCGAGTGCCCTGCCCGGTGTCGTCACGCTGCACGTGCGCGGCGACGACGGGTCCGGCACCGGCACCGGATTCGTCCTCGACGGCAAGGGCCACATCCTCACGAACAACCACGTCGTCGAACCGGCGGGAACGGGCGGCGAGATATCCGTGACCTTCAGCGGCGGCGAGACCGCGCGCGCCAAGGTCATCGGCAGGGACAGCGGATACGACCTGGCCGTCGTGAAGGTCACCCGCGTCCGCGGCCTGAAGCCGCTGCCCCTCGGCAACTCCGAGAACGTGCAGGTCGGTGACCCCGTGGTCGCCATCGGCGCGCCCTTCGACCTCGCCAACACCGTCACCTCCGGGATCATCAGCGCCAAGGAGCGGCCCATCACGGCGGGCGGCGAGAAGGGCGACGGAAGCGACGTCTCGTACGTCAACGCCCTCCAGACCGACGCGCCCATCAACCCCGGCAACTCCGGCGGGCCGCTCGTCGACTCCAAGGCCCGCGTCATCGGCATCAACAGCGCCATCCGCTCCGCCGACGGCGGCTCGGAGTCCGAGGGCGGGCAGGCCGGTTCCAT harbors:
- a CDS encoding DNA-3-methyladenine glycosylase I; this translates as MSDAIPGPDGAPRCPWGLSTEDYVAYHDEEWGRPVHGDDALFERLCLEAFQSGLSWITILRRREGFRAAFSGFKIAAVAEFTDTDRERLLADEGIIRNRAKVDATLANARVLADWPEGELDRLIWSFAPDAAARPAPRTLADVPAVTDASTALAKDLKKRGLRFIGPTTAYALMQACGLVNDHLADCVAREASGSGR
- a CDS encoding DUF3117 domain-containing protein; the protein is MAAMKPRTGDGPLEVTKEGRGIVMRVPLEGGGRLVVELTPDEADALGDALKKVVG
- the sigE gene encoding RNA polymerase sigma factor SigE, producing the protein MVGAPLDTTRADRGGAAESADQGGALRRFLRLAGRPKSVTDTADRANSAQTATFAADADAQAWTPPTWEEIVSTHSGRVYRLAYRLTGNQHDAEDLTQEVFVRVFRSLSTYTPGTFEGWLHRITTNLFLDMVRRKQRIRFDALGDDAAERLPSREPSPQQVFNDTHFDADVQQALDTLAPEFRAAVVLCDIEGLSYEEIAATLGVKLGTVRSRIHRGRSQLRKALQHRSPEARAERRSLAVTGAVALGGGGATA
- a CDS encoding trypsin-like peptidase domain-containing protein gives rise to the protein MDEVVGTGPSGDVGAGPHGEADIPRAPGTPEARPPAPHTPPPAPGTPPGAPGVPPAAAPRQPHPTDTHPTPTAPARATPTEPGSPAAPAPDSHPGAPDAAPAVPGSLAAQPTDGRPGLSDAAPGSPAAPDSYPGAAAPAPAAPGSPAVPASDSDPSRTATPAPPAPAAPPAPAAPAAPVAPVAASAQAVAPAPAHTPADRPQPLHEPDPYSTPPYGGPGPWAPAPPVQHPGTTPAHGTPTPGAAPAAPAPWQRYDPWSAAPLQQTGAAVETREQRRKRGRRALVAGAVFIALVAGGIGGAVGAYLEREGGIGGGGVELPQAGAESHTRPKDSVAGIAASALPGVVTLHVRGDDGSGTGTGFVLDGKGHILTNNHVVEPAGTGGEISVTFSGGETARAKVIGRDSGYDLAVVKVTRVRGLKPLPLGNSENVQVGDPVVAIGAPFDLANTVTSGIISAKERPITAGGEKGDGSDVSYVNALQTDAPINPGNSGGPLVDSKARVIGINSAIRSADGGSESEGGQAGSIGLGFAIPINQGKRVAEELINTGRATHPVIGVTIDKRFTGDGARIASKSQNGGPAVTRGGPGAKAGLRPGDVITEVDGRPVHSGDELIVKVRAHRPGDRLELTIERGGDERTVTLVLGSASGD
- the folP gene encoding dihydropteroate synthase; the protein is MLKLGRRVFEAHEPVIMAIVNRTPDSFYDQGATFRDEPALARVEQAVAEGAAIIDIGGVKAGPGEEVTAAEEARRTVGFVAEVRRRFPDVVISVDTWRHEVGEAVCDVGADLLNDAWGGVDPKLAEVAARYGVGLVCTHAGGAEPRTRPHRVTYEDVVADILRVTVGLAERAVELGVPRESVLIDPGHDFGKNTRHSLEATRRLGELVDTGWPVLVSLSNKDFVGETLDRPLKERVVGTLATTAVSAWLGAQVYRVHEVAETRQVVDMVATIAGHRPPAVARRGLA
- a CDS encoding O-methyltransferase, with protein sequence MCGFPGPTDTVTARQPRGQERAISGNRQTSWAFADAFVAEDEALLWARDRARDAGLRSVSPGTGAALRLLAATVDAKAVAEIGTGTGVSGIHLLHGMRPDGVLTTVDPEPERQQFARMAFRAAGFAGNRARFIPGRALDVLPRLADGGYDLVFCDGDRLECLDYLAESLRLLRPGGLVCFEGVFFDGRTVDSGPQPIEVLRLRELLRAVRESQDLVPSILPVGDGLLCAVKR
- a CDS encoding zf-HC2 domain-containing protein translates to MSGSRSNPAERHFAEQHLGDRLAALVDGELGHDARERVLAHLATCPTCKTEADAQRRLKSVFAQTAAPPPSESFLARLQNLPGMSLDDIEGQGGPRTPVDDGFATGSSGTTGLPRGGVFSLSGPRPDPLVEYAPSGAHAAVLPSEQRGFRIHAVGRTEAERSGWRGRRFAFAAAGAVSLAAIALGGVTVSAPLGSADQRAGGAGTNSNASPPRSQPAPATGVPESTRRRGGSPFSVQGQRPQAPASTTAAVPLLSGAPGPSTRTPQHLTAPLLAGAGVMSPLVRAAAPDDPERPDVPAGGLTLNAAADPAPRATPPPGLAQRRGTAEIH
- a CDS encoding DivIVA domain-containing protein gives rise to the protein MVMFLFLVVALVVVVAAVTLAVLGGSEGGTLPDVPPERFADPLPPDRPLRRADVEAVRFPMTVRGYRMVDVDEALDRLGAELAERDARIAELETALAGAQATAVGGPGLFTTYAGPPAPAPDPAEHGPSDRVPDGEDPAAPHAERPEDDR
- a CDS encoding enoyl-CoA hydratase-related protein; the encoded protein is MADTVLYEVSDGLATITLNRPDAMNAMNTEAKVALRDAARAAAADQEVRAVLLTATGRAFCVGQDLKEHIGVLQESRATGSGQTMSTVRDHYNPIVRALTGMAKPVVAGVNGVAAGAGFGFALAADYRVVADTASFTTSFAGVALTADSGVSWTLSRLVGQSRAADLLLFPRSVKAQEALDLGIANKVVPADALAEEARAVARALAEGPTLAYGAIKESLAYAAGHSLDETLDKEDELQTKAGASEDHAIAVQAFLDKAAPRYLGR